One genomic region from Chthonomonas calidirosea T49 encodes:
- a CDS encoding alpha/beta hydrolase has translation MTPIHPAVYLEKVHIPSSVGTLDGLFYQTAQPSQKPFSLLLMHGLTSGKYSLDGLANYLSAHGYPCLTFDFVGHKLGGTGGELYHPEQIVENACEALLWLHATRAKRVVTVGHSMGGYGAIMAAAKHPDRVAGVATLCTGTHPIRGFLTPVGQAMLRQRADYINGVSIIQFLEQFDSLTLPQLPFLPILCIAGTQDIVVSVDQVKELAALLGPTHQIATLETSHLEAPDRSRATLLSWLRAIESA, from the coding sequence ATGACGCCTATTCACCCTGCAGTCTATCTAGAAAAAGTACACATTCCTTCCTCTGTGGGGACGTTGGATGGCTTGTTTTACCAAACAGCCCAACCCTCGCAAAAACCCTTTTCGCTGCTTCTCATGCACGGCCTTACGTCGGGCAAATATAGCCTGGATGGGCTGGCAAACTACCTATCGGCTCACGGCTACCCTTGTCTTACCTTTGACTTTGTAGGGCATAAGTTGGGTGGCACCGGTGGGGAACTGTATCATCCGGAACAGATTGTTGAGAACGCCTGTGAGGCGTTGCTGTGGCTGCATGCAACTCGTGCAAAACGTGTCGTAACCGTCGGCCACTCCATGGGTGGATATGGAGCGATCATGGCCGCCGCCAAGCATCCGGATAGGGTTGCTGGTGTAGCCACTCTCTGTACGGGCACGCATCCCATACGAGGCTTTCTTACGCCCGTAGGGCAAGCCATGCTGCGCCAACGCGCCGATTACATTAACGGGGTTTCCATTATACAATTCCTTGAACAGTTTGATAGCCTAACCCTTCCTCAGCTACCCTTCCTGCCGATACTCTGCATCGCCGGCACTCAAGATATCGTGGTTTCGGTGGATCAGGTGAAGGAGCTGGCTGCCCTCCTAGGTCCTACCCATCAGATCGCAACTCTAGAAACCTCTCACCTCGAAGCCCCCGACCGTTCGCGTGCCACCCTGCTCTCATGGCTTAGAGCCATCGAAAGCGCTTGA
- the flhB gene encoding flagellar biosynthesis protein FlhB, whose protein sequence is MAGDNRTEAATPKRRSEARKRGQVPRSPDLSSLFVLFGLVLAMPALFSNAAQQTAIYFRYSYTHLLDTPPTVSTLLSLATALAFTVVKAVGPLVALSAALGVAINLAQTGPLFAFQRLQPDLNRLNPLNGITRYLSLNALVELLKALCKLLLVGWLCYNTIHNAYPLFLILPRVDLLTGVQQVLETARQMAVRAALTMLALAVLDYAYQRYAYERSLRMTKDEVKQEHKQLEGSPLVRSRIRARQRQMARKRMMNAVPTADVVVTNPTHYAVALKYEPERMNAPVVVAKGQDLLALKIRQLAQEHDVPIVENPPLARTLYRQVPLEAEIPPDLYAAVAEVMAFVYRINEERRQRRVAQPR, encoded by the coding sequence ATGGCAGGAGATAATCGCACAGAGGCCGCAACCCCAAAGCGCCGATCGGAAGCACGAAAGCGTGGTCAAGTACCGCGTTCACCCGATCTCTCATCCCTGTTTGTGCTCTTTGGTCTTGTCTTGGCCATGCCTGCCCTATTCAGCAACGCCGCTCAGCAGACGGCGATCTATTTTCGATACTCCTATACCCATCTGCTCGATACCCCACCCACCGTCTCTACCCTGCTGAGCCTCGCAACCGCCTTGGCCTTTACCGTCGTTAAGGCCGTCGGTCCTCTGGTCGCCCTCTCGGCAGCGCTAGGGGTTGCCATTAATTTGGCACAGACTGGGCCGCTTTTCGCCTTCCAGCGCCTGCAGCCCGATCTCAATCGCCTTAACCCACTCAACGGCATCACCCGCTATCTCTCCCTCAACGCGCTCGTCGAGCTCTTAAAAGCCCTCTGCAAACTTCTCCTGGTGGGATGGCTCTGCTATAACACCATCCATAACGCCTACCCCCTCTTCCTTATTCTACCAAGGGTGGACCTCCTTACTGGGGTACAGCAGGTGCTGGAAACCGCGCGTCAGATGGCCGTGCGGGCCGCTCTCACCATGTTGGCCCTTGCGGTGTTAGACTATGCCTACCAACGATACGCTTATGAACGGTCGCTGCGGATGACCAAGGATGAGGTCAAGCAAGAACATAAGCAGCTCGAAGGGAGCCCGCTCGTCCGTAGTCGTATTCGCGCACGACAACGCCAGATGGCTCGGAAACGTATGATGAATGCGGTTCCTACGGCAGACGTTGTGGTGACAAACCCTACCCACTATGCCGTCGCACTGAAATACGAGCCAGAACGAATGAATGCGCCGGTCGTCGTGGCAAAAGGACAAGACCTTCTCGCCCTTAAAATCCGTCAGCTCGCCCAGGAACACGATGTCCCCATCGTTGAGAACCCGCCGCTTGCCCGTACCCTTTATCGCCAAGTGCCCCTCGAAGCCGAGATCCCACCCGATCTCTACGCGGCCGTCGCCGAGGTCATGGCTTTCGTCTATCGCATCAACGAAGAACGCCGCCAAAGAAGAGTTGCCCAACCCAGATAG
- the fliQ gene encoding flagellar biosynthesis protein FliQ encodes MSSQEVLEAGRTMLVVTLQLSLPLLLFGLVAGVLVSIFQAVTQIQEYTLTFVPKLFAVVVALALFGPWMLASLVHFMHYAFDHMPR; translated from the coding sequence ATGTCCTCACAAGAGGTGCTCGAAGCTGGACGCACCATGCTCGTCGTAACTCTGCAGCTCTCTCTACCTCTGCTTCTCTTCGGCCTTGTCGCGGGAGTGCTTGTCTCTATCTTCCAAGCGGTGACACAGATTCAGGAATACACTCTGACGTTCGTTCCAAAACTCTTCGCGGTCGTCGTCGCCTTGGCCCTTTTCGGCCCTTGGATGCTCGCATCCCTCGTGCATTTTATGCACTACGCCTTTGACCATATGCCCCGATAG
- a CDS encoding TIGR04255 family protein, with protein MGRQYKTPPLIEAVCEFRLTSDTPWDLTIPGLFYEKVKGTFPLREQSVRQEVVLSEGPQGLQQEIRTSERIVLFTEDRKMLIQLGPRLLAVNVLRPYPTWQGFKAKIEMAWENLKETLRIEGLERIALGYINRVELPSPEVKLLEYFEFYPFVGPRLPQNLASFIVGGEFPFVEGRDRCRIQIAPVLASSEEMSAFMLNIDYLTQPRAVKVSDVLGWVEEAHSRVEEVFEGCITDRLRELFEEEK; from the coding sequence ATGGGTAGACAATACAAGACCCCTCCCCTTATAGAAGCAGTCTGTGAATTTAGATTAACAAGTGATACACCCTGGGATCTTACAATTCCCGGCCTATTTTACGAAAAGGTGAAAGGTACATTCCCTCTAAGAGAACAGAGCGTCAGACAAGAAGTTGTGCTTTCGGAGGGGCCTCAGGGCCTTCAACAGGAAATTCGTACGAGCGAGAGAATCGTGCTGTTTACCGAGGACAGAAAGATGCTTATTCAACTTGGCCCCCGCTTGTTGGCGGTAAACGTGTTAAGACCCTACCCCACTTGGCAAGGCTTTAAGGCCAAAATCGAAATGGCTTGGGAAAACCTAAAGGAGACCTTGCGGATCGAGGGTCTGGAACGCATCGCCTTGGGTTACATTAACCGGGTTGAACTACCTTCTCCAGAGGTGAAGCTCTTAGAGTATTTCGAATTCTATCCGTTCGTCGGCCCGCGGCTCCCACAGAATTTAGCATCTTTCATTGTGGGTGGAGAGTTTCCTTTTGTAGAAGGAAGAGATCGCTGCCGCATCCAGATCGCTCCCGTGCTCGCCTCTTCTGAGGAAATGAGCGCATTCATGTTGAATATAGACTATTTGACACAACCCAGGGCTGTTAAAGTTTCTGACGTTCTTGGTTGGGTCGAAGAAGCACACAGTCGAGTCGAGGAAGTCTTCGAAGGTTGCATAACCGATCGCTTGAGAGAACTGTTCGAGGAGGAGAAGTGA
- a CDS encoding DUF559 domain-containing protein, which translates to MVGIRHSLSDETLWVTADHRILVHRRPHSLGGKADWSGIPKPLRGRSQELRKNMTLPERNLWSVLRGNGAGFAFRRQHPIGPYIADFYCREAALVVEVDGAAAHGDPAAIEHDQIRDEFLRSAGLRVVRFSAAEVLSNLEGVYTAIQDACQEQFSPEHALWLEAGELRKGDIVFCGPDRTPVRVEEVLKTFSEEEVYDLEVEGAHSFITEVCAVHNCGSGTTAYCAEKWGRRWITCDTSRVALAIARQRLMTARFDYYELRDAERGPSGGFIYETVPHITLESIAKNTEIDAIAAKYQPQIDRALADLNAALKGRPIQIHVKEGGCAGQVVDFSAPDGPTHTLPGGQVVKANELLEWEVPREIPHPAWPREAQEAYRKLYEARTKALSTGSQELREWLQTVYRLTGHRWESLSDVPDPMPPEDWPEAAQEALRRFWELKRRKRKEIDESIQCNAPQETLYDRPKVVRGVVRVSGPFTVEAIPVPAVEDPAQAPVPQFEEQEAQASVSDRGGDYLTDMLNLLKQQGGVLFPGGKKMELENLRPLNLGYLHAEAEARQNGKTLRVAVSFGPQHGPVIAHQVQEAIPTARLNGYHILIFAGFAFDPEAQALIQKVPVQGLQVHFANIAPDVLVGDLLKTTRASQIFTVFGQPDVAVIPQKDGTHVVKLRGVDIYDPLTGEAHSTRGEDVAAWFLDTDYDGKTFHICQAFFPGDSEAWDKLQRALKAQIDAEAFEKMQGTISFPFQPGEHKRIAVKVIDFRGNEVVRVVNLQQKEATYHG; encoded by the coding sequence ATGGTCGGCATCCGTCACAGCCTCTCCGATGAAACGCTTTGGGTCACAGCCGATCACCGAATACTGGTGCACCGACGACCCCATAGTCTGGGCGGAAAGGCCGATTGGTCGGGCATCCCGAAGCCATTGCGTGGTCGAAGCCAGGAACTCCGAAAGAACATGACGCTGCCGGAGCGCAACCTGTGGAGTGTTTTGCGGGGCAACGGCGCAGGTTTCGCCTTCAGGCGTCAACACCCCATCGGCCCGTATATCGCCGATTTCTACTGTCGTGAGGCGGCGTTGGTGGTAGAAGTAGACGGCGCGGCTGCCCACGGCGATCCGGCCGCCATTGAACACGACCAAATCCGGGATGAATTTTTGCGTAGCGCGGGCCTGAGGGTAGTGCGTTTCTCAGCAGCGGAAGTATTGAGCAATCTCGAAGGCGTTTACACGGCTATACAGGATGCGTGCCAGGAGCAGTTCTCGCCGGAACATGCTCTGTGGTTGGAGGCGGGCGAGCTTCGCAAGGGAGACATCGTGTTCTGTGGGCCCGACCGCACGCCGGTGCGCGTCGAAGAGGTGTTGAAGACGTTCTCGGAAGAAGAGGTATACGACCTGGAAGTGGAAGGCGCGCACTCCTTTATCACCGAGGTCTGCGCGGTGCACAACTGCGGCTCGGGCACCACTGCCTACTGCGCCGAGAAGTGGGGCCGGCGGTGGATTACCTGCGACACCTCCCGCGTGGCCCTGGCCATCGCCCGCCAGCGCCTCATGACGGCCAGGTTCGACTACTACGAGCTGCGCGATGCCGAGCGGGGGCCTAGCGGCGGCTTCATCTACGAGACCGTCCCACATATCACCCTGGAGAGCATCGCCAAGAACACCGAGATCGACGCCATCGCCGCGAAGTATCAGCCCCAGATTGACCGAGCCTTGGCAGACCTCAACGCCGCCCTCAAAGGCCGGCCCATCCAGATCCACGTGAAGGAAGGCGGCTGCGCTGGGCAGGTCGTGGACTTCTCGGCTCCGGATGGTCCCACCCATACCCTACCAGGTGGGCAGGTTGTCAAAGCCAACGAGCTGTTGGAATGGGAGGTCCCCAGGGAGATACCGCATCCCGCCTGGCCGAGGGAGGCCCAGGAAGCTTACCGGAAACTGTACGAGGCCAGAACGAAAGCCCTGTCAACCGGTAGCCAAGAGCTGCGGGAATGGCTCCAGACGGTCTACCGCCTCACGGGACACCGGTGGGAATCCCTGTCCGACGTGCCCGATCCCATGCCTCCCGAGGACTGGCCCGAGGCGGCCCAGGAGGCGCTGCGCCGCTTCTGGGAACTGAAGCGGCGCAAACGAAAGGAAATTGATGAAAGCATTCAGTGCAACGCTCCGCAGGAGACGCTCTACGACCGGCCGAAGGTCGTACGGGGCGTGGTGCGCGTCTCCGGCCCTTTTACCGTGGAGGCGATCCCGGTACCGGCAGTAGAAGACCCCGCGCAGGCACCCGTTCCACAGTTCGAGGAGCAAGAAGCCCAGGCCAGCGTGAGTGACCGGGGCGGGGACTACCTCACGGACATGCTGAATCTGCTAAAGCAGCAGGGCGGGGTGCTCTTCCCCGGCGGCAAGAAGATGGAGCTGGAGAACCTTCGCCCGCTTAACCTGGGCTATCTCCACGCAGAGGCCGAGGCCAGGCAGAACGGCAAGACCCTGCGCGTGGCGGTCTCCTTCGGGCCCCAGCACGGGCCGGTGATCGCCCATCAGGTTCAGGAGGCCATCCCGACGGCGCGGCTGAACGGCTATCATATCCTCATCTTTGCTGGCTTCGCCTTCGATCCCGAAGCCCAGGCGCTCATCCAGAAGGTTCCGGTGCAGGGGCTCCAGGTCCACTTTGCGAACATCGCCCCTGACGTGCTGGTGGGGGACCTCCTCAAAACCACGCGGGCGAGCCAGATCTTCACCGTCTTCGGCCAGCCGGACGTGGCTGTCATCCCGCAGAAGGATGGCACCCATGTCGTGAAGTTACGCGGCGTAGACATCTACGACCCGCTCACGGGCGAGGCGCACTCGACGCGGGGCGAAGATGTGGCCGCCTGGTTCCTGGACACCGACTACGATGGCAAAACTTTCCACATCTGCCAGGCCTTCTTCCCCGGCGATTCGGAAGCGTGGGACAAACTCCAGCGGGCCCTCAAAGCGCAGATTGACGCCGAGGCCTTCGAGAAGATGCAGGGCACCATTTCGTTCCCCTTCCAGCCCGGAGAACACAAACGGATCGCCGTGAAGGTGATTGATTTCCGGGGGAACGAGGTAGTAAGAGTTGTAAACCTACAGCAAAAGGAGGCAACTTACCATGGGTAG
- a CDS encoding HEPN domain-containing protein, whose protein sequence is MAFDWREFLDLARALRSSFETSPLMEAASRSAVSRAYYAAFCHTRSYAEKHLKFQRTTAGIVHKLLREHLGQQGPEGKEIADKLRDLHGWRKRCDYEDTVSNLNNMAIEAISTAEAIISKLSESGHAR, encoded by the coding sequence ATGGCCTTTGACTGGAGGGAGTTCTTGGATCTGGCAAGGGCCTTGCGCAGTTCCTTCGAAACCTCGCCTCTAATGGAGGCCGCAAGCCGCTCAGCTGTAAGCCGCGCCTACTATGCGGCTTTTTGTCACACTCGAAGTTATGCCGAAAAGCATCTTAAATTTCAACGGACAACGGCCGGAATTGTTCATAAACTCCTCAGAGAACACCTTGGCCAACAAGGTCCTGAAGGGAAGGAGATAGCGGACAAACTAAGGGATTTACATGGGTGGCGCAAGCGTTGCGATTATGAGGACACGGTTTCTAACCTCAATAATATGGCTATAGAAGCGATTTCCACTGCTGAAGCTATTATAAGTAAGCTATCGGAGAGCGGTCATGCTCGTTGA
- a CDS encoding ADP-ribosylglycohydrolase family protein — MAFLPMPILPEVLRNRFRGVLLGLALGDAFGAPLDSLPPSDPERAVTDLVGGGWLRLAPGDWTDEIELALETANSLLKKQVFDPDDIAGRFVDWYRRNPRTIGEHTRKVLERTAQGTPWEEASFAVYQENPEWASSGSLRRCAPLALFFYHSPQYLPVLSSILSRITHAHPNSEAACVALNLMLAYLVAGLDKETAYHEVHRAALELPADIALAIERAGDPSLDTFPAGSAPETLEVALRSLMQTTRFENALIVAVNHGGDAAVVGSITGALAGALHGCTAIPTQWLELLRDRDRLQSLADRLFLLTQTTQQQV, encoded by the coding sequence ATGGCCTTCTTGCCGATGCCGATTTTGCCAGAAGTTCTACGTAACCGCTTTCGAGGCGTTCTTCTGGGGTTGGCCTTGGGCGACGCTTTCGGTGCCCCTCTCGATTCCCTGCCTCCTTCCGATCCGGAGCGAGCGGTTACCGATTTGGTGGGTGGCGGCTGGCTACGGCTAGCCCCCGGAGATTGGACAGACGAGATCGAGCTTGCCCTAGAAACGGCCAATAGCCTCTTGAAGAAACAGGTTTTTGACCCCGACGACATTGCCGGGCGCTTTGTAGATTGGTACCGGAGAAATCCACGTACCATCGGAGAGCACACCCGTAAGGTGCTGGAACGAACCGCTCAGGGTACCCCATGGGAAGAGGCAAGTTTCGCGGTATATCAAGAGAATCCAGAGTGGGCTTCAAGCGGCTCCCTGCGACGTTGCGCCCCATTAGCGCTCTTTTTTTACCATAGCCCTCAGTATCTTCCCGTTCTCTCCTCCATCCTCTCCCGCATTACCCATGCACACCCGAATAGCGAGGCAGCCTGTGTTGCGCTGAACCTAATGCTCGCCTATCTGGTAGCTGGGCTTGACAAAGAGACAGCCTATCACGAAGTTCATAGGGCAGCCTTAGAGCTTCCCGCTGATATTGCCCTTGCTATAGAACGGGCCGGAGATCCCTCCCTAGATACTTTCCCTGCTGGCAGTGCTCCCGAAACGCTGGAAGTGGCTCTGCGCTCCCTAATGCAGACCACCCGCTTTGAAAACGCGCTGATCGTAGCCGTAAACCATGGCGGCGATGCCGCCGTCGTCGGCTCCATTACGGGTGCCCTTGCCGGAGCCCTCCACGGTTGCACGGCCATCCCAACCCAGTGGCTTGAACTCCTTCGAGATCGCGACCGACTGCAATCTCTCGCCGATCGCCTTTTCCTTTTAACTCAAACCACCCAGCAGCAGGTATAA
- a CDS encoding CPBP family glutamic-type intramembrane protease, protein MPAILHLIANFGARTFGWPLSLESAGEKTVGLVLSAFVFALLSNPWEEVGWRGFALPRLQARHMAFTATLIVGGLWALWHLPLFFWAENPMANILLLCGLLEQ, encoded by the coding sequence TTGCCTGCCATCCTGCATCTGATAGCCAATTTTGGAGCACGGACGTTCGGATGGCCCCTCTCCTTGGAGAGCGCGGGGGAGAAAACAGTAGGGCTGGTTCTTTCTGCCTTTGTGTTCGCATTGCTCTCCAATCCGTGGGAAGAAGTCGGCTGGCGTGGCTTTGCCCTACCTCGTTTGCAAGCACGACATATGGCCTTTACCGCCACGCTGATTGTAGGTGGGCTGTGGGCGTTGTGGCATCTGCCTCTCTTCTTCTGGGCGGAAAACCCGATGGCGAATATCCTTTTGCTGTGTGGGTTATTGGAACAGTAG
- a CDS encoding flagellar biosynthetic protein FliR: MDVPITAVHTFYVLLLLLGRTAGVLIAAPIPGNRPLPPLATLGFSLCLSLALLPQIAHRVGPIPPSLVLLAYFVAQNLVFGIMLGYIARFLFTAMEIAGSLSDSQMGLGFINLIDPFSELQSSLLSAFYNQLSLVLYLLLNGHLLLIAALATSFRLLPPDAPLLHSALGLAILPAIKTVFLIGLRLALPVIGVLFLADAALGFMARMAPQVNVFFVGLPAKLLIGIMTVAIILPALAFGTGQLMLGIDRSLNLLLTKAH, translated from the coding sequence ATGGACGTTCCGATCACCGCCGTACATACCTTCTATGTTTTGCTGCTGCTGCTTGGAAGAACGGCCGGAGTGCTGATTGCAGCACCGATACCAGGCAATCGGCCGCTGCCTCCGTTGGCCACCTTGGGGTTTTCGCTCTGCCTCTCTTTAGCCCTGCTTCCCCAAATCGCACATCGCGTAGGCCCTATTCCCCCCTCGTTAGTCCTATTAGCCTACTTCGTCGCGCAAAATCTGGTTTTTGGCATTATGCTAGGCTATATCGCGCGCTTTCTCTTCACAGCAATGGAAATAGCCGGTTCGCTTTCTGACTCTCAGATGGGACTTGGCTTCATCAACCTTATTGATCCCTTCTCCGAACTGCAGTCCTCGTTGCTAAGCGCTTTCTATAATCAACTATCGCTTGTGCTTTACCTTCTTCTGAACGGCCATCTCCTGCTGATCGCAGCCCTCGCCACCAGCTTTCGGCTCCTTCCTCCGGATGCGCCCCTATTGCACTCTGCCTTGGGCCTCGCCATCCTGCCTGCCATTAAGACGGTGTTCCTCATTGGCCTTCGTCTCGCTCTGCCGGTTATCGGGGTGCTCTTCTTAGCCGATGCCGCCCTTGGCTTTATGGCACGAATGGCGCCTCAGGTGAACGTTTTCTTTGTTGGCTTACCCGCAAAACTGCTGATCGGCATCATGACCGTGGCAATTATTCTGCCGGCGCTCGCCTTCGGAACCGGCCAGCTCATGCTCGGCATAGACCGCTCCCTCAATCTACTGCTCACAAAGGCACACTAA
- a CDS encoding site-specific DNA-methyltransferase yields the protein MARKHKSTSEQPVKDFRHAEARRKNNPPAGIAPTYEVREQRTQGYAYDPHLDPQLQWSGKAEHTSFEVDLVSLHIHERISTSAILRAVRRPEPVQLDLFGETPLPADQEVQFYQHEVGWANRLILGDSLLVMNSLLVKEGMAGKVQMIYVDPPYGIKYASNFQPRLDRRDVKDTDEDLTHEPEQIKAYRDTWKLGIHSYLTYLRDRLLLARELLSESGSIFVQINDDNLHLVRCLLDEVFGRENFVAVVSFVKTSGFESTTLSRAGDYLLWYAKKVQEIKYRQFYCDKTQETSGYNKMLEGKLYSSGALFSPGKTEEGSKAFEFQGRKFTPSGGHWKTNFEGLRRLSDAERIEISGKTLRYIRYLDDFNLIPINNIWDDTQTFAEKLYAVQTNTKVVERCILMTTDPGDLVLDPTCVRKGTRVWVSPTPTLPVHGGGGRNFPLRAGGCKGGSHPHRNYPTR from the coding sequence ATGGCAAGGAAACACAAATCAACCAGCGAACAACCGGTAAAAGACTTCCGCCACGCAGAGGCCCGGCGGAAGAACAATCCACCCGCCGGTATTGCGCCAACCTACGAGGTACGTGAGCAGAGAACCCAAGGATACGCTTACGACCCGCATCTTGATCCCCAACTACAGTGGTCGGGCAAGGCAGAACACACCTCGTTTGAGGTGGACCTGGTTTCCCTGCACATTCACGAGCGCATCTCCACATCGGCCATCCTGCGCGCCGTGCGTCGGCCCGAGCCCGTCCAACTCGACCTCTTCGGCGAAACGCCGCTCCCCGCCGACCAGGAGGTGCAGTTCTACCAGCACGAGGTGGGCTGGGCCAATCGCCTGATCTTGGGCGATTCGCTCCTGGTGATGAACTCCCTCCTGGTCAAGGAGGGGATGGCGGGCAAGGTGCAGATGATCTACGTGGATCCGCCCTACGGGATCAAGTACGCTTCCAACTTCCAGCCCCGCCTTGACCGGCGGGACGTGAAGGACACCGACGAGGACCTCACCCACGAGCCGGAGCAGATCAAGGCCTATCGCGACACCTGGAAACTGGGAATTCACTCCTACCTGACCTACCTGCGGGACAGACTGCTGCTAGCGCGAGAGCTCTTGAGCGAGTCCGGCTCCATCTTCGTCCAGATCAATGACGATAACCTGCACCTGGTGCGCTGCCTGCTGGATGAGGTGTTCGGGCGGGAGAACTTTGTGGCAGTGGTTAGCTTTGTGAAGACAAGTGGGTTTGAATCGACAACATTGTCGAGAGCTGGGGATTACTTGCTTTGGTATGCGAAAAAGGTTCAGGAAATAAAATATCGTCAATTTTACTGTGACAAAACACAAGAAACAAGCGGTTATAACAAAATGCTTGAAGGTAAATTGTATTCGTCGGGGGCTCTATTTAGTCCAGGGAAGACGGAGGAAGGTAGCAAAGCATTTGAATTTCAGGGTCGAAAGTTTACTCCATCTGGAGGACATTGGAAAACGAACTTTGAAGGTCTTAGGCGCTTATCGGACGCCGAGAGGATCGAGATATCCGGTAAAACCTTGAGGTACATCCGCTATTTGGATGATTTTAATCTTATCCCAATAAACAACATTTGGGACGATACCCAAACCTTTGCTGAGAAGCTCTATGCTGTTCAGACCAACACAAAAGTCGTTGAGCGCTGCATCCTGATGACCACCGACCCGGGCGACCTGGTGTTGGACCCGACGTGTGTGCGGAAGGGGACGCGGGTGTGGGTGAGCCCCACCCCGACCCTCCCCGTACACGGGGGGGGAGGGAGAAATTTCCCCCTGCGTGCGGGGGGATGCAAGGGGGGCTCTCACCCCCATCGAAACTATCCAACCCGGTGA
- a CDS encoding oxidative damage protection protein has product MLCERKSKNTVDYAVQTNKAEKGSWQMAKITCRRCGRNVEALSEPPMGGSLGQTIQNQICPDCWQEWLAQQVLYINHYGLQLADPEDRKQLIQVMKEFLGLSTA; this is encoded by the coding sequence TTGTTATGTGAACGAAAAAGCAAAAATACGGTAGACTATGCCGTACAGACCAACAAAGCAGAAAAGGGGAGTTGGCAAATGGCCAAGATCACTTGCAGACGCTGTGGGCGCAACGTAGAAGCCCTTAGTGAACCTCCCATGGGCGGCTCGCTTGGGCAGACCATTCAAAACCAGATATGCCCCGATTGCTGGCAAGAGTGGTTAGCCCAACAGGTGCTCTACATCAACCACTACGGGCTTCAACTTGCCGACCCAGAAGACCGCAAGCAGCTCATTCAGGTGATGAAAGAGTTTCTTGGACTATCAACCGCCTGA